The nucleotide window AGGACAAATTCTTTGCGGGACTCAGAGCAAGGGAAAAGACTGTGTTTCCCATTCATGAAACCCTTCAATCTTTGGTCCTAGATGAGTGGAAGGAACCAGAGAAAAGATTTGTTATTCCAGGGGAAATCAGGAAAAGACTTCCTTTTAAGGAAGAAGATATAGTAAAATGGGATGAAGCACCAAAGATTGATGCACAATTAGCCAAAGTGTCTAAAAAGATGGTGCTCTCCTTTGAGGACTCTTCACAATTAAAAGATCCCATGGATCGCAAGGCAGAAAGTTTACTGAAGAAGTCCTGGGATATAAGCTCCTTCTCCATTAATAATAATATAGCAGCTACAAGCGTGGCCCGCGCTATGCAGGTGTGGTTGGAACAGCTGGATGAAAATATTAAAAGGAATGATAAGGAAGATATCTCAAATTCTATTACTCTTCTAAAAGATGCGGCAGCTTTCTTAGCTGATTCTTCTGCTGAATCAGTGAGAGCAGCGGCCAGAGATGGGGATCTTACTACCGCTGCACGTCGTGCATTATGGTTGAAGGACTGGTCGGGGGATAATATATCTAAATCCAAATTATGTGGCATCCCTTTCGAGGGTAACTATGTATTTGGAACAGGTCTGGATAAAGTTTGCGAAAAAACTTCAGACAAAAAGAAGGCCTTACCGGAAGTTAAGCCTTCAAAAAAGAAAGAACCTTATAAGAGGCCTAGGTACCAGGATCAGACTATGAATAAGGGGAAAGCTGAAGGTCGTTGGAGCTATCAAAAAGggggcaaaaataaaaatattttttaacccGCCAAGGCCTCTCAAGATAAACAATGACCAGGGCCCAGTTGGGGGGAGACTGGCCAGGTATGGAGAGACCTGGAGTTAAATAACTCAAAATCCTTGGATTTTGGACATTGTTCATTAAGGCTACAAGATAGAATTTTCCCAGCCTCCTCCCAAGAGATTTCTAATCTCCCGCCAATCCTCTCCTCACTTAAAATCGGAACTTATAAACAGCGTAAGAAAACTTATTCTTTCAGAAGTAGTAACGCCTGTCCCAGTGACGGAACTGAGGAAAGGACACTACTCCAACCTGTTTCTGGTGAAGAAACCAAACGGGTCCTACAGACTAATCATAAATTTGAAGCCTTTAAACAAGGCAGTGACGTACAAAAGATTCAAGATGGAATCTATAAAGACCACCACTCCTCTGATATCAAGAGACGCGGTGATGGCTTCGATCGACCTTACAGATGCGTACTACCACATTCCTATTCACGCATCATCTCAGCGCTACCTAAGATTTGCACTGAGGATGGACGGTAGGGTTCAACATTTTCAATTCAGAGCCCTTCCATTTGGGATCTCTTCAGCTCCCAGAATTTTTACAAGTGTCATGGGGGAGGTAGCCTCTTATTTACACTTAAAGGGTATAAGCATTGTCTGTTATCTGGATGACCTTCTTTTGATTGCAGATACCCCTCAAAAGCTTCTACAGAACCTAGAGGTGACATCAGACCTTCTAAGAAATCTGGGATGGCTTCTAAACGAGCAAAAATCTGACTTAATCCAAGCACACAAAAGGTATTTCTGGGGATCCTTTTGGATTCTTCCAAACAGATGTCTTTTCTCCCCACAGATAAGAAGTCTTCTTTAATAGACAAAGTTAATGACTTCAGACGGAAAAGATCCTGTAAAATTAGAGAGGCCATGTCGTTGATGGGATCATTCACAGCCTGCATCCCAGCTGTGCCCTGGTGCCAGGCACATTCCAGAGTTCTACAGAGTCAAATTCTGTCCTCCTGGAATCATCATAAGTCAGGTCTGGATAAACTAATGATTATCTCTCCACAGGTATTCAGGTCCCTCAACTGGTGGCAACACCCAGAAAATCTAGGGTGTCCACTGGAATCCAGCTCCCAAAATAACGATGACCACGGACGCAAGTTTGACGGGATGGGGAGAACAAGTACAGGGACGTCTCCTTCAGGGACTATGGTCTCCAGAGGAAAAACGACGATCATCAAATTACAGGGAATTGTTGGCAGTCCTGATGTCCTTGAAACAGGCAGAAGACAAGCTAAAACATTGTCATATACACATCCTCTCGGACAATGTAACAACAGTCGCACATCTTCGACACCAGGGCAGTGCGAAGAGAAATGCTCTACAGAACATCTCTGCCAAGATATTTCTGTGGGCAGAGGAAAACATTCTTTCCCTCAGTGCCACTCATCTCTGAGGCTCGGAAAACGTCGGGGCAGATTATCTGAGCAGGCACATAGTCCATCCAAGGGAGTGGTGCCTCAAGAACAAGACATTCCTACAGTTGACCAACTACAGTTGGTCAACCCCAGATAGATCTTTTTGCCACGGCTCAGAACAGGAAGACGCGAGACTTCTTCTCTCTAGATCCCAGAGATGGGGCACTGGGAATAGATGCACTAGCTCATCCTTGGAACTACAATCTGGAGTATGCCTTCCCTCCTATTCCTCTGATACCCAGAGTCCTACAGAAGATCTTGGGGGATCAGGCGTCAGTAATCTTGATTGTACCTTACTGGCCGAGGAGGTCTTGGTTCGGCCTACTTCAAAACCTCGCAGCAGAACCTCCGATCCAACTACCGCAGGAGCCGGACCTTTTATTTCAGGGCCCTCTTCTCCATCCAGATCTCCGGTCACTGAAGCTGTCAGCATGGATCCTGAGAGGTGCATGCTCAGGAGTAAAGGTCTGTCGGAAGAGGTAATAACTACCATTCAGAAAAGTCGCAAACCTGTTACAAACAAGATCTACTTAAAGATATGGAAGGTGTTTTTATCTTGGTGCCCAACTAAACCACCCTTTCCAGCTGACCCGAATATTACACTAATTCTAGAGTTTCTCCAAGCAGGTCTCTTTAAAGGTCTAAAACCAGCTACTCTAAGGGTCCAGGTTGCGGCTCTGTCAGCCATCTACGATTATCCCATCGCTGAACATAGATGGGTTAAAAGATTCCTTAGAAGCGCTCAGAGACAATCTCCTTCTATAAGAAATCTTCATCCACCCTGGGACCTCAACTCAGTTCTCGAAGGCCTTACCCAAGCACCCTTTGAACCCCTGGAAGAGGCCGATATTAAGCTACTTTCATACAAGACCGCATTTTTAGTAGCCATAGTGTCTGCTAGACGAGTAAGTGAACTACAGGCTCTTACTATCCGGGAGCCTTATTTCCTGATACAGGACGATAGGATTACGTTAAGAACAGATCCCAACTTCCTACCGAAGGTAGTATCATCCTTCTATCAGTCCCAGGATATAATCCTTCCGTCATTTTGTTCCTCTCCTAAAAATGACTTAGAATGTAAATTTCATACATTGGATGTAAGACGATCAATCATACAATACCTAGAtgtatgcagcacttggaggaaaGAACAATCCTTGTTTATTCAGTTCCCAAGGAAAAATAAAGGCAAAAAGGTCTGAAAAAGCGTTTTAGCAGGATGGATCAGAAATGCTATAGAACAGTCCTACATTCTTCTGAATCTCACTTCTCCACTGAGAATAAGAGCCCATTCCACTAGAGCAGTATCCACCACCTGGGCAGAAAGGGCTTCAGCTTCGATTGATCAGATTTGCCGGGCAGCCACTTGGTCCTCTCCGCACACCTTCACGAAGCATTATAGACTGCAGCCTCAAAGGAATGAAGACCTCCCCTTCGGGAGAAAGGTTCTTCAGGCTGTGGTCCCACCCTAAGGTAAATGGTTGGcattctcctgtggtgccgtcgtgaagatgaggagagaaaaaggtattagtcttaccggtaagactgtttcacCGAAATCTTCACAACGGCACCAACACCCCACCCTATACTgtgtataaattatatatatatagtactcacGTGGTGCCAAAGCTTGTTATAATACACTGGtgattgtgggaaggggaggggcttttaacccctcgtgtttgtgctttttcctgtccctagggggtagagttaactcctgtggtgccgtcgtgaagatttcggagaaacagtcttaccAGTAAGACTAATACCTTTTTCATGGTCACTTTTACAGTCTAGGTTACTGGGACAATCCTATATAAGCAGGGACTGTTGTCTAGTAACACCCCATTGGAGAAACGGGTAGGTACAGTAAATGATGGATATCAATGAAGCttgaagaggacctgtcaccccccgtgccggggtgacaggctcccaacccccgttacagccccctatactcacctgatcctgccgggtcccggtTCCTGATCTGGAGATATGAgcccccgaagcccggcgcgcgcgctcacaggagagtccgacgctcatagagaatgaatggggagtccgatgctcgctcattctctatgggcatcggactctcctgtgagcacgcgcgccgggcttcgggcgctcatatttccatgacccgaccggatcaggaagcgggatcaggtgagtatagggggctgtaacggggtcgggagcctgtcaccccagcacggggggtgacaggtctcctttaacgaCTCTGAAAATTGAATTCCAAGAGTCATAACTTTTATTTTCCCTTCTACAGAGCTATACATGGGCCTGTATTTTGCAACAACACCCTTCATTTAACCATACATTATACTGGCAAACTGGGGGGATTTGTCTTTGGGATGGTGCCAGTCCCACCACTCAAAGCTTTTTGTTCTATGTCCTAACACATAGGAAGTGCTCACCCAGCCAAACACAAGCTGCAGACCCACACCAGCTGGGGACTTGCtgagatgacttttttttttttttttttttattccatttctgcttataagcaaaaaaaaaaaaaaaactcacatcgGGCTGGCTGTGTTTGTATGTAatacaaaaacatatatattgcagcattttcttttttttttttcaatcaccaGACCCTTTATTATATGGAGAAGTGAGCCATCATTACATATGTTACTGTCTGGTGAACTACAATGAAGTGTAAGAATATagtactaacccccccccccccccccccctagaggcCATTCACAGCACCCAACATTATTACAGCTGATGGATCTTTAGGGGAGAAGCTGATTTCAGAGCCATAAGCTGAAAGGACAAGAACGCAGtgacctttcttttttttttttaattgactgtTGACACAAAGTCCATCACTAAATTGCTTCATTTCTTTGTAACTACATATGTTTTCTAAGTTACATAGATTCTAGATATACATGTTTATTATTAGATCATACCAATGAGTGTTCCTCTTTACTACCAGTAGAGGTCAGTAGTGCCCATACTAAATATCTACTATAAACTCCCTGTTGACACCTTTTTCCACTAGGGTTTGGCAATATTCCCTTCCTCAGTCAGCCCTCTCTCTGTCTATTTGCCTTAAACAGTTCCTGTAAAGGGGCACTGCTAAATTATTCACATCAAGAATACTATGATCTAGTACCAGTGACGTGaactatatccctgtatacaatGCATAATTTCATACACTAAGTAGGAGCAAGGATTAAAGGAAGCCGAGCGCTGCCAGTGATTGTTCCTTACCGTCAGCAGTTCCTGTTACAAGAAGGATCATCTATTAACAGCTCTATTATCACTCCCTGCCCAGTTCTCCTTGTAAAACAGGAACTTTCTCCATATAACACCTATTCttatggctgtagtgtatacaatgAATGGACATAGAATTAAACCCTACAACTGATGGGAATTGTGTGGCAAGCAGATAAAGTGGCTTACTGGGTAAAACCCATTGATGACCTGTTCACAAGATAGACCACCAGAAGCTGAAGTGAGATATAGctgtgctgcagtaacccagtCCCACACAATGGACAAGTGCAAAAAGTATTTAGAAATTGAAATTCATACAGATTGTTATGGATTTCATATGAGGCAGCAGGTCATAGAACTTATTAAATCTTTAATGTGTATAGGTGCCTCTTCACCCTACCCAATAGCAGATGTCAGGGTACagaaggatcagacatgttggatttcaactccTTAATCCTTCTGTTCTGATCAGTGGGGTAGAGACACGTGCTTGGCACCTCTGCCTCTCAGTTATTTGGCACAGCCACTTCACCGGGACGTACACAATTTACAAAATCAGAAGCCTTGACTCTATACATTATAGAACCAAAGAGGCAGATCTTACGGGCAACTAGGAAGTGAAGTGTGCAACCGGTGGCTTCACCCGCACTAGCCACTATCAGGACTCAATATGAACTAACTTTTTGCATGTGAAAAGTTTAAATAAATGACAGTACCACTTTATCTCATGACCACAAAGCCTCATAAATCTATTAGGGAACAGCTGAAACAGCAGTCACCACCCCTGTACAATGAAAGTCATTCTGATGAGATCAAGTAAGACCTGGGGCCAAATGCAAAGTTGGTGGAAATCTCTCTTAAATTGACTTACTAAATCTGAATTCCTGCTCACTCTTGGCTTAAGAGTCCACGGGGTGGTCCTAATCAGTTATTGATAGCTACAAGTTTATGCTTTCAGGGAGGGTAGTAGATCTTGTGAGCCTAAGAGAATGtaagttattaaaaataaaaaaggaatacATTTTCTACTAAAAAaagatggctgcagcagtgtgctCTGGAAGGTGTCACTGCAATGGACCCCAGGTCTGTGATGGGACCAATACAGAAAAATATAAAGGATCATGGAGGATCAGTGAGAACTTCTTATAGTATGTCACCAGCAGTGAAAATAAACCAGCTTCCTGGTAGAGGGCTGGAGAACCAGATCTGCAAGAACAGGCTCCCCTCCCATGAAGCTTATGTGCATATATGACCACACTATTAGATAGTGGAAAGTTAGTCTCTGTTTTATAGTTATTTCCAGAATTTCAAAGTCAAAGAGATGTGGCAGTACAAAGGTATAATAGATCATTTGTTCATTTTAATGATGACAACCTTTAGATTTATCACAGTGctgctttttactataaaataattttttttttccaaagacatCTTACAGATTGAAATAGGTCTGACtctaatatatatacaaataaaggTGAACACAAGTGACAGGGACTTGTCTTCATATGACATGAGCAAAGGGCAGAGCCGGGATCTTGGTACAGTCTCTGAAGGCACTGGTATACGGAAGCCTGGCACTTCCACGTGTCTTTATGGCACAGAGCTCTCCCTCCCACCCTATGCAGAACAGAAAGATATACTGTATCACCACCCACATACAATGAAGCTATTCAATTAAAGAAAAAGGATTGTGCATTTAGAGGGGATTGAGAAGGGCATGATATACAAATTGCTGTCTCTTTTGATCCTCTTAACCAAAAGTGGCTCCACAGTTTGGACATCTTCGTTGCCTCAAAGCCAGACAGAACAGGATTCCAATTGGGAAGAATAGGATGGCGCAGAAGATCCCCAGACAGGTGAAGGAATCCTCCAAAACTCCAACCCTGAGAAAGTCCAGAAAACACAATGTTAGCAGAAAATACCACATGGCTTTTgtaaaataaatatgtgaacCCTCTGTACTTTTACCCACAATGCAATTATACTTATTTGAATGGAGTAAATAATACATAGGCAGACATGGGTCATATATATAGAAATAGGTGGCttggtggttaaaggggttatccagcaatttATAAAAATGCATGAGGTGTTTGAAACATAGGAAAAAACACCTATACTCAGATATGCCAGTCACGGTCTACAACAGTGCCCCGTATCGGcccgattggctgagtaggcaggTCCTGCTCAGAGCCCTTGTCTCAGAAGCAGAATGAAGACTGGGGGACAAAGAGTCGAATGGAAGCTGCAGGGCAACCAGGTGTAGCGTTTTTGTTTCCAAAGGCCCCaccatataaatataaatatataaattttatgctcagccaatcgccactgagcagctgatgacgcggcagaggaggggacggctggagcggtccgtccggcctcccaaagatgatggccggggtcgacagtaatctggtgagtatactggggggacacggggaagggggccattcacttacataacacacattacaaagttgtataactttgtaatgcgagtgttatttagtgaataatttttaaacgctgcactacccctttaagcctgaaaaattttgcaaaaaaaaaaaaatggttaaaaatttCTGCTGTTTTTGAGTCAGTTAGGTTTtggggggggttgtatttttgAAATGTATAAATTATTGCTACtgcaatattaaaaaatatatattattttttgggAGGTGGGTCTCGTTTATAGCTCAAAaacagtgaacatagccttaaggggtactccaggtaaaatctttttctttcaattcaagtggtttcagaaggttatatggatttgtaattctATATAATCTACATAGCTTTATGATCATCTATAATCTATATAAAACGTtaagaaaccagttgatttgaaaaaaatatactgACTGGGTTTTTTGGGCTAGGGCTACATGGAAACTTTAGTCATGTCACAAAGACTACAAGGTCATGTTGGATTTCTGCCTTAGACCTCAATGTATATGGTGCATGTCCTAAAATCTGTCATGTGTGAACAAGGTTTTCAAAATCTCATCCACTTGTTGTACTGTACagcctttttttttgcatgtacCCGCAAAACAATAATAACATATTCCCCAAGTTTCTCCTTACCACCACATAGCAGCCTGTGGGAGTCATACACATAATGCAGGAACTCACATGATTACAACAAAACAAGAAACACCATGACCTCTTCCTCATGTCTCCTTACAATGCACTTCACATCATATGACCATAACCTGACGGTATATATTTAGTGGAGTGCATGGAGTGACAGCAGACAGGCTGTACGTGTTGTATCTATGGAAAGCCACCAAACACTTCTGCCATTAGGAGAAGTTACTATTGCACAAGAGTTTATaagaaacacaaaaaagaaaTCTCTTAAAAATTCATAGCTCCATACAAAGTCATATCATTGACACATGgaaaccaataaaaaaaatgttttaattagaCAGGTCTGGGTTTAATATGTATATGGGAATGTAGTGTTCTGAAAGCCCTGTCACTCATCCATGGATACATTACGCCATCATTTTTTATTTGGATAGCGAGTACTCAAAGTACCTGGTGGGCAAGTAACTAAACATAAGTGACTGCAAAGAATGATAGCAGCTGACCGCACAGAGATTGCACAAACCTCGGCCACATGACTGCACTTGGGTAACAAGGAGGACACAGACGTTGATAAAGCGCAAGTGTCACAAGAATTTTGCCAAAATTAGAAAATAGTTCAGCACAAGTGGATGAGTCCTGTGTTGTCACATGATCATTCTGAAGCAGAATTAACATTGGTAAAACTAAAGCTTCAGAACACGGCCTAAAAAGCATGACAAACGTCTAACATTTCATTGACATACAtgagaagttttgatcagtgggggCTAGGTGCTAACACCCCAACCACTTGCCAATATGAAAAGCCCTGTGCCTGTTTGTTTCTGCTCTGTTCTCCTCAGAGAGTGGTGTGAGCAGTGTATGGACTCATAGAAGATGTCTGAGACTTTCTACAAATCTATACAGGCTCGGCTCCCAAGAAAAGAGGATCAGAGACAAAGGAGCACAGGGCTCAGCTTAGAGCTTCTTCCCCTTTGTTTAGTAGGGATCACACCCTTACTGAccgactctccttaaggagaattagtatcctttaaaggagttatctaaaACTTTTCAAAAGGGTATTCTGGATACAAATATTTTACCAAGCCCCTTCCTGATCTGAGTGGAGACCCAGATCGTGATGTACGAGGTCACTCAGCCAGCCAGCGGGCATAGCAGGGTCGTGCCTCGGCCTAACAAATCACGATCTGGGTCCCCACTTAGACCAGGAAGCCGCTGGGGACCTAAGGACCAGAGGGGCGGTATgctgccaccagcgctggagcggaggaggtaagagcactttatttcttttcCTTCCCCTCCCCAGTACTTGCTAAACAAAAAATGGGtcgggacttttttttttttaaatatagttttGGGGctgctatgtaaaaaaaaacaaaaaacaaaaaaaaaaaaacaatgcacacCCACCTCGCTCCCCTAGGACTCACATGATATCTTCTGGCTCTctgctcttctttctacttttaaGTGGGACTAATATCGGCAGTGGCGCCCCGCTCGGCCACGGACCTAGGTGTGACattgctgagcaggctgtcactgccaagaaaaGTTCATCTCAGAAATAAAAGAAGCACCAGCAGCTGGAAAACATCGCGGGGTGGCCTATAGAGCGTGAGGTGGGCGTGTAGGAGTTTTCACTTTCATAGCAGCCCCAGCACTGTAGTACACATGCTGTgtctggaaatcccctttaacattttttttttccagacagaTACTGTGATAAAATAGAGTATACTCACCTGTTATAACCCTGTTTAGTCCAGTGCAGCTGCTATGGTCCTCCCTGTGGCCTTTGCTTACTTCCCCGCAGGGATGACATGCCTGACCCCCACTAGAGCAGACTACCACTGAGAACAGAATGGCTACAGAGCATCCAAGTACGTCATCAGGCAGTAAGCAGACCCAGCAGAGAAGACCAGAGCAGCAGCGCCACATGGACTGAAGTACAAACAGGCAAAGGGAGATAATCACTGGTATATAGCTTACATTACCTGCATGCTGGACACCCTCCGACCACTACCACAGAAGTAGTTGCTGCTGGCTGCTGGATAATAGTGTAAGTGCTGGGGTAGGCCGGCTGTGGCGGGGCAATAAAtcctaaaatggaaaaaaaaagtccccattATAACATCAGGTTACTaacctatataacatgtcacacaCGACTATAAATTGCAGATTATGAAGCTGTCCCGACTGCCAACCTCATCTAGACCTTGCAGGAGAACACATCTGTACTACATTTTAGGGAGTATTTCCTCATACAGTGGAGGACCATAAAGTCACTTGGGTGG belongs to Dendropsophus ebraccatus isolate aDenEbr1 chromosome 9, aDenEbr1.pat, whole genome shotgun sequence and includes:
- the BRI3 gene encoding membrane protein BRI3 produces the protein MDNKPLLQDRPPAYSPAVTGGYEYGQPQQNYGTIPGAQTAAPTVYQPPPYPYPTGTGFIAPPQPAYPSTYTIIQQPAATTSVVVVGGCPACRVGVLEDSFTCLGIFCAILFFPIGILFCLALRQRRCPNCGATFG